The genomic interval AAAGCCAGTTCGTGACGATTGCTTCGCATGAATTCCGGACACCGCTGGCTACAATATTATCTTCCGCTTCGCTGATCGGCAGATATGTGACAACGGAAGATGAAGAAAAAAGACATAAGCATGTACATCGTATTAAATCCGCGGTAAACAACCTTACTGAAATACTGAACGACTTTCTTTCGATTGGAAAACTGGAAGAAGGCCGGATTCACAGCGTCCCGGTACAGGTAGATTTGCCCCTGTTCTGTAAAAGTCTGATTGAAGAAATTCAGGGACTTTGCAAGGAAGGCCAGGAGATTCGTTTTGATTATTCAGGGACTGAGGATGTATGGCTTGACAAGCAATTGCTCAGGAACATCCTGTTTAACCTGCTTTCTAACGGCATTAAATATTCAGACAACGGAAAACAGATCTTTCTGACCATACAGGCTGACCCGAAAATGATACATCTGAATGTACGTGACCAAGGTATCGGAATACCAGATGCAGACCAGGTAAATGTGTTCGACCGGTTTTTCCGTGCGCACAATGCGGGCAATACGCAAGGGGACCGGGCTGGGCCTCAACATCGTCAGTAACTATGTTGAACTTATGGGTGGATCGGTTACATTTACAAGCGAGGTGGGTTCGGGGACTACATTTTTCGTCGACCTGCCCAACCTAATTCCGTCGACTGGCAGACCGGAGTAAAATAGTGCATACAATCAACTACCTACTTTACAAAAAATGACAACCTTGGAAGCTAAAAAAATATTATTGATTGAAGATAATCCTGAAATGAGGGAAAATACGGCTGAAATCCTGGAACTGGCCAACTATAAAGTGATGACCGCTCAGAACGGCAAAGAAGGTGTGCACCTCACCATCGAGTTCAACCCCGACCTGATCATTTGTGACATTATGATGCCTGAGCTCGACGGGTACGGAGTCTTGCATTTGCTTGGAAAGAATGAGCAAACTGCCAGCATTCCATTTGTTTTTCTTACCGCCAAGGCAGAAAAAGAGGATTACAGAAAAGGAATGACGATGGGCGCGGACGATTATCTGACCAAACCTTATGATGACGTCGAGCTATTGAATATCGTAGAAATGCGGCTTAAAAAGAGTGAGCGGATGAAACGTCAATTTGATCGCTCTGCAAAAGGACTGGACCAGTTTATTGAGGAAGCCAAATCATTTGATCTGATTGCGAAACTGGCCGAGGATAAAAAAGTAAAAACCCTTAAAAAGAAGGAAACGATTTATACGGAAGGGAGCTATCCGTCTAATGTATTTTTTTTACAAAAAGGCAAAGTAAAGGCCTATAAATCAAACACAAGCGGAAAAGAATACATTACCGACCTGTATAAAGAAGGAGATTTTTTCGGGTACCTTGATCTGCTTCAGGGAGAACCGT from Dyadobacter sp. NIV53 carries:
- a CDS encoding PAS domain-containing sensor histidine kinase — encoded protein: MTRHIEMLDALFKHATEGIVVVNKAGTIVMLNPKAKELFGYSDMELIGKKIEMLIPQRFAGNHVHYRDNYLEAPRARGMGHLMDLFARRFDGSEFPVEVSLSPFKTSDGEFVVSFVIDITERKKQDTRIREANLEIQKLNAELEERVEQRTRELAEAVKKVEESQEEVIRALKKEKELNNMKSQFVTIASHEFRTPLATILSSASLIGRYVTTEDEEKRHKHVHRIKSAVNNLTEILNDFLSIGKLEEGRIHSVPVQVDLPLFCKSLIEEIQGLCKEGQEIRFDYSGTEDVWLDKQLLRNILFNLLSNGIKYSDNGKQIFLTIQADPKMIHLNVRDQGIGIPDADQVNVFDRFFRAHNAGNTQGDRAGPQHRQ
- a CDS encoding response regulator, which translates into the protein MTTLEAKKILLIEDNPEMRENTAEILELANYKVMTAQNGKEGVHLTIEFNPDLIICDIMMPELDGYGVLHLLGKNEQTASIPFVFLTAKAEKEDYRKGMTMGADDYLTKPYDDVELLNIVEMRLKKSERMKRQFDRSAKGLDQFIEEAKSFDLIAKLAEDKKVKTLKKKETIYTEGSYPSNVFFLQKGKVKAYKSNTSGKEYITDLYKEGDFFGYLDLLQGEPYQETTIALEEAEVSMIPKDDFFNLLQGNREVSSKFIRMLSNEIKDREERLLHLAYNSVRKRVAQALVTLVQRYQEDKAKPFSMSITREDIASMVGTATETVIRTLSDFKDEKLIDMKGSLITVFEYEKLVRMRN